One genomic window of Enoplosus armatus isolate fEnoArm2 chromosome 19, fEnoArm2.hap1, whole genome shotgun sequence includes the following:
- the tmem63a gene encoding CSC1-like protein 1 — MSSLWWEQWPLLVGNGTSPPGFLDNSSCFSSTQSTVLNEVRFGGVPVVLLLDFAVFLVLLIVFSTIRRKFWDYGRLALVADNEGFTESTHRRYGHMSSIVSSMDDPENELGFCSWLPYIVRMDEEKIKARCGMDAVHYLSFQRHLIVLLLVITVTSLSIILPVNLTGDLLGKDPWSFGRTTVGNLQKGNNLLWLHTVFAVLYLTLTVVLLRHHTSQIKGMRRETTRNTLFVCSVPKTATEEAVKTHFIEAYPSCRVCAVTLGYDVAKLMHLDKERMRAGKNLRYYERVLETIGKPELINPRLCGHLCCCASSEKVDAIEYYSTKEKDLLGEVRKQVELVPQRPLGIAFVTLQTEAMAKFIMKDFNALECGGTNCCCGRVTQPSSNCETLKVSRWRVSFAPHPKNVYWDNLSVGGFPWFLRYVMLNFFLFFLLTFLTTPTIIINTIDKFNVTRPIYYLNSPIVSQFFPTLLLWSFSALLPTIVYYSTLGEAHWSRSSEQLSMMRKLYFFLLFMVLILPSLGLTSLAVFFRWLFDKEFLSDGKLRFECVFLPDQGAFFVNYVITAALVGSGMELLRLPGLLLYTIRMALARSAAERKYVKQNQAYEFEYGAMYGWSLCVFTVIMAYSIICPIIVPFGLLYMMLKHLVDKHNLYFAYLPARLERQVHLAAVNQALAAPIICLIWLYFYSVLRTGFWTSTSLFTLVVLCITVFICVSYTCFGHFKYLSPHNYEVKEEDEDTAKGVEENTTVYLPRVLNPKSPASAPQESQQSYGSTEGSPAYCSSPVEDSKSDC, encoded by the exons ATGTCTTCCCTGTGGTGGGAGCAGTGGCCCCTGCTGGTCGGAAACGGTACCTCTCCCCCAGGTTTCCTGGACAACAGTAGCTGCTTCAGCTCCACGCAGAGCACCGTACTCAACGAAGTCCGCTTTGGAGGAGTGCCAGTTGTGCTACTGCTCGATTTTGCTGTCTTTCTg GTGTTGCTTATCGTCTTTTCTACTATCAGGAGGAAGTTCTGGGACTATGGGCGTCTGGCATTAGTTGCAGACAACGAAGG GTTCACTGAGTCAACACACCGTCGCTATGGCCACATGTCATCCATTGTTTCCAGCATGGATGACCCTGAGAATGAATTG GGATTCTGCTCTTGGCTGCCTTACATCGTCAGAATGGA tgaggaaaaaataaaagccagatGTGGCATGGATGCTGTTCACTACCTGTCCTTCCAGCGTCATCTGATCGTCCTGCTGTTGGTCATAACTGTCACCTCCCTCTCAATCATACTGCCAGTCAACCTGACCGGAGACCTGCTGG GTAAAGATCCGTGGAGTTTTGGAAGGACAACTGTTGGGAATCTTCAAAAGGG AAACAACCTGTTATGGCTGCATACAGTGTTTGCAGTTCTGTACCTGACCCTGACGGTTGTTCTGCTGCgacatcacacatcacaaatCAAAGGCATGCgcagagagaca accagaaacactttgtttgtgtgttcagtccCTAAGACAGCAACAGAGGAAGCTGTAAAGACCCATTTCAT AGAGGCGTACCCCTCCTGTCGAGTGTGTGCTGTGACCCTGGGCTATGACGTGGCCAAGCTCATGCACCTTGATAAGGAAAG AATGCGAGCAGGAAAAAACCTGCGCTACTATGAGCGTGTCCTAGAGACAATAGGGAAACCTGAGCTGATTAACCCCCGTTTGTGTGGTCACCTCTGTTGCTGCGCCAGCTCTGAGAAG GTTGATGCCATAGAGTACTACAGTACTAAAGAAAAAGACTTGCTGGGAGAAGTGAGGAAGCAGGTAGAGCTGGTGCCACAGCGCCCCCTGGGGATTGCCTTCGTCACCTTGCAGACAGAGGCTATGGCCAAGTT CATCATGAAAGACTTCAATGCCCTCGAGTGTGGAGGCACAAACTGCTGTTGTGGGAGGGTGACCCAACCTTCATCCAACTGTGAAACTCTGAAAGTGAGCCGGTGGAGGGTCAGCTTTGCACCCCATCCCAAAAATGTGTATTG GGACAATCTGTCAGTGGGGGGTTTTCCCTGGTTCTTGCGCTACGTGATGCTCaacttcttccttttcttcctgctcACCTTCCTCACGACTCCCACCATCATTATCAATACCATAGACAAGTTCAACGTGACTCGCCCCATCTACTATCTCAAT AGCCCCATCGTCAGTCAGTTCTTCCCCACTCTCCTGCTGTGGTCCTTCTCTGCGCTGCTGCCCACAATAGTCTACTATTCTACACTAGGAGAGGCACACTGGAGCAg GTCCAGCGAGCAGCTGAGCATGATGCGTAAGCTGTACTTCTTCCTGCTCTTCATGGTGCTCATCCTCCCCTCACTCGGACTCACCAG TCTTGCAGTGTTTTTCCGCTGGTTGTTTGATAAAGAGTTTCTCTCAGATGGGAAACTGAGGTTTGA GTGTGTGTTCTTACCTGACCAAGGGGCGTTTTTTGTCAACTATGTGATCACGGCGGCCCTGGTGGGCTCTGGGATGGAGTTGCTGCGGTTGCCAGGGTTATTGCTTTACACCATTCGTATGGCGCTTGCTCGCTCTGCTGCTGAAAGGAAATATGTCAAGCAG AACCAGGCCTATGAGTTTGAGTATGGAGCCATGTATGGCTGGAGCCtatgtgtgttcactgtcattATGGCTTACAGCATCATATGTCCTATTATTGTGCCTTTTG GTCTCCTGTACATGATGCTGAAGCACCTGGTGGACAAACACAACCTGTACTTTGCCTACCTGCCAGCTCGCCTAGAGCGCCAGGTCCACCtggcagctgtcaatcaagctCTGGCCGCGCCCATCATCTGCCTAATATGGCTTTACTTCTATTCTGTCCTCAGAACAG GTTTCTGGACCTCCACATCTCTATTCACATTGGTGGTCCTGTGTATCACTGTCTTTATCTGTGTCAGCTACACCTGTTTTGGCCATTTCAAGTACCTCAGTCCACACAACTATGAG gtgaaagaggaggatgaggataCAGCGAAGGGAGTGGAAGAAAACACCACG GTCTACCTTCCCAGAGTGCTTAATCCCAAATCACCTGCCAGCGCCCCTCAGGAGTCTCAGCAGTCCTACGGCTCTACAGAGGGCAGCCCGGCCTACTGCTCCAGCCCAGTGGAGGACAGCAAGTCAGATTGCTGA
- the LOC139302235 gene encoding G-protein coupled receptor family C group 6 member A-like isoform X1, whose translation MKYFFSFYVFASVLLDLVFSTIGFDNATAPGDIIIGGLFPIHESVSVTIRADGSDIRSCNRFSTARLVQSLIMVQAVEDVNKRQELGNLTLGYCILDSCSDVTTALRNTLSFRRNEGVEQPSPPVLAVIGGYYSETSIAVTRQLNLEYIPQISYGATSGLLSDKTRFPSFMRTVPEDDHQALAITNILKIHQWTWVGVVTTDGDYGRYAIERLQQHAVDHNICFAFTSILPDVLGDDALKDHTKATVKSITENANVKVIVSFAKHYHMMYLFRSLLKDPRGRGKVWVASDNWSQSANVLGNWSLSDVGTIFGTTLKSGNPTRFKQYLSNLDVNPDHHKNNAFLSAFLKNQHQQRVKRDEPVMPNDTATEVLMKMIYPYAVYSVELAVRAIAQAVADLCVNRDCKTSQRLQPLELRGALRKAKFHMDGKNYSFDNRGDLNSGYDVILWRQSSPTFVDVHYIVARYSIENKELTFVSQKTYQDVHSVTGQVISRCSRSCTPGFRKQSSQGQPVCCYECHPCPRDYFSNTSDSTKCHQCNTETHFSNNGSAKCLSKTPVFLTWNDKYHKTLLAFTALGALLTLVVGIIFLARWNTPVVRASVGPICILLLLSLLGTFVSVILFGGKPKHWQCQARQVLFGLSFTLCVSCIMVKSFKIILAFEFDPSVRRVLKKLYQPYIIIAVCLSGQVLICALWLALKSPRPKWEKLKNREERLFHCNETSFPAFGAMLGYIGVLALICFGVAFKGRNLPHSYNDAKFITFSMLIYFICWIIFGPVYVTVTGRYLPAVEMGVILISAYGILFCQFFTKCYIILFKQEANTESAFRQEIRNYSMGDIVDEESGNRVSSSLSSEGIQNPALNVESQTSNSLSLDPLSDQSPSMSSGLSSCSLSPVLNPQLTRLQNNHLFNKRQLKRYFSLPGSIPK comes from the exons atgaaatatttctttagtTTCTACGTTTTTGCCTCAGTTTTACTTGACCTAGTTTTTAGTACCATAGGTTTTGACAATGCCACAGCTCCAGGTGACATTATTATTGGAGGATTGTTCCCAATACATGAAAGTGTTAGTGTTACCATTAGAGCAGATGGCAGCGATATAAGGAGCTGTAACAG GTTCAGCACGGCTCGGCTGGTCCAGTCTCTGATAATGGTGCAGGCGGTGGAGGATGTAAATAAGAGGCAGGAGTTGGGGAACCTGACCCTTGGATATTGCATACTGGACTCCTGCTCTGACGTTACCACTGCCCTGAGAAACACCCTGTCCTTCAGGAGAAACG AGGGTGTAGAGCAGCCCTCCCCACCTGTGTTGGCTGTCATTGGTGGTTACTACTCGGAGACATCCATAGCGGTAACGAGGCAACTCAACCTGGAGTACATCCCTCAG ATAAGTTATGGTGCAACCTCTGGTCTCCTGAGTGATAAAACCCGCTTTCCAAGCTTTATGAGGACTGTACCAGAAGACGATCACCAAGCACTTGCCATCACCAATATTCTAAAAATACACCAATGGACCTGGGTCGGTGTAGTGACTACTGATGGTGACTACGGTCGCTATGCAATTGAACGCCTGCAGCAGCATGCAGTAGACCACAACATCTGCTTTGCCTTCACCTCTATTCTTCCAGATGTTCTTGGTGACGACGCACTCAAGGACCACACCAAAGCAACAGTCAAAAGCATcactgaaaatgcaaatgtaaaggTCATTGTGTCCTTTGCCAAACATTACCATATGATGTATCTCTTCAGAAGTCTTCTCAAGGATCCTCGAGGCAGGGGGAAAGTTTGGGTGGCCAGTGATAATTGGTCGCAATCTGCTAATGTACTGGGAAACTGGTCTTTGAGTGACGTAGGAACAATCTTTGGGACCACGCTTAAATCTGGAAACCCAACCAGATTTAAGCAGTATCTCAGTAATCTTGATGTAAACCCTGATCACCACAAGAACAACGCATTCCTGTCTGCTTTTCTAAAGAATCAACATCAACAACGAGTGAAAAGAGATGAGCCTGTAATGCCCAATGACACAGCCACCGAGGTATTAATGAAGATGATATATCCATATGCTGTATACAGTGTGGAATTGGCAGTTCGAGCTATTGCTCAGGCTGTTGCAGATCTCTGTGTCAACAGGGATTGTAAAACAAGCCAGAGATTACAGCCCTTGGag ttaCGAGGAGCATTAAGGAAAGCAAAGTTCCACATGGATGGGAAAAACTATTCGTTTGACAACAGGGGTGACCTCAACTCAGGATATGATGTCATCCTGTGGAGGCAGTCCTCACCAACCTTTGTGGACGTTCACTACATTGTTGCTCGTTACAGTATAGAAAACAAGGAGCTGACTTTCGTCTCACAAAAAACATATCAAGATGTCCACAGTGTCACA GGACAGGTGATTTCCAGGTGCTCAAGAAGCTGTACTCCAGGCTTCAGGAAGCAGTCAAGTCAGGGCCAGCCTGTTTGCTGCTATGAATGCCACCCCTGTCCTAGAGACTACTTTTCCAACACCAGCG ATTCAACAAAGTGTCATCAGTGCAATACTGAGACCCATTTCTCCAACAATGGAAGCGCAAAGTGTCTCTCCAAGACACCTGTCTTTCTGACATGGAATGATAAGTATCATAAAACGCTGCTGGCATTTACTGCTCTAGGGGCACTGCTTACTCTTGTTGTTGGGATCATCTTCCTTGCACGCTGGAATACCCCTGTTGTGCGCGCATCTGTGGGTCCCatctgcatcctcctcctcctctctctcttggGCACATTTGTGAGTGTGATATTATTTGGTGGTAAACCCAAACACTGGCAGTGCCAAGCACGGCAGGTACTGTTTGGCTTGAGCTTCACCCTGTGTGTCTCCTGCATCATGGTCAAGTCCTTCAAGATCATCTTGGCCTTTGAGTTTGACCCCAGCGTTAGGAGAGTCCTGAAGAAGCTCTACCAGCCTTACATAATTATTGCAGTGTGCTTGTCAGGTCAAGTGCTCATCTGTGCCCTGTGGCTCGCACTTAAGTCTCCAAGGCCCAAATGGGAGAAattgaaaaacagagaggagcgTCTGTTTCATTGCAATGAGACGTCATTTCCTGCATTTGGAGCCATGTTAGGCTATATTGGCGTTTTGGCTCTCATCTGCTTTGGTGTTGCTTTCAAGGGCAGAAATCTGCCTCACAGTTACAATGATGCAAAGTTCATCACCTTTAGTATGCTGATTTACTTCATCTGCTGGATCATCTTTGGCCCAGTTTATGTCACTGTCACTGGCCGGTACCTTCCAGCAGTGGAGATGGGCGTCATCCTCATCTCAGCCTACGGCATCCTGTTTTGTCAGTTCTTCACAAAGTGTTACATTATTCTGTTTAAGCAGgaagcaaacacagagagcgCATTCCGCCAGGAAATTAGAAATTATTCCATGGGTGATATCGTAGATGAGGAAAGCGGGAATCGAGTCTCATCTTCATTGAGCTCTGAAGGGATCCAAAACCCTGCTTTAAATGTGGAGTCACAGACGTCAAATTCACTGTCATTAGACCCACTGAGTGATCAAAGCCCATCCATGAGCTCTGGTCTGTcatcatgctctctctctccagtcttgAACCCACAGCTCACTAGGCTGCAGAACAACCACCTTTTCAATAAGAGACAGCTAAAGAGATATTTTAGTTTGCCAGGATCAATACCAAAGTGA
- the LOC139302235 gene encoding G-protein coupled receptor family C group 6 member A-like isoform X2, whose amino-acid sequence MVQAVEDVNKRQELGNLTLGYCILDSCSDVTTALRNTLSFRRNEGVEQPSPPVLAVIGGYYSETSIAVTRQLNLEYIPQISYGATSGLLSDKTRFPSFMRTVPEDDHQALAITNILKIHQWTWVGVVTTDGDYGRYAIERLQQHAVDHNICFAFTSILPDVLGDDALKDHTKATVKSITENANVKVIVSFAKHYHMMYLFRSLLKDPRGRGKVWVASDNWSQSANVLGNWSLSDVGTIFGTTLKSGNPTRFKQYLSNLDVNPDHHKNNAFLSAFLKNQHQQRVKRDEPVMPNDTATEVLMKMIYPYAVYSVELAVRAIAQAVADLCVNRDCKTSQRLQPLELRGALRKAKFHMDGKNYSFDNRGDLNSGYDVILWRQSSPTFVDVHYIVARYSIENKELTFVSQKTYQDVHSVTGQVISRCSRSCTPGFRKQSSQGQPVCCYECHPCPRDYFSNTSDSTKCHQCNTETHFSNNGSAKCLSKTPVFLTWNDKYHKTLLAFTALGALLTLVVGIIFLARWNTPVVRASVGPICILLLLSLLGTFVSVILFGGKPKHWQCQARQVLFGLSFTLCVSCIMVKSFKIILAFEFDPSVRRVLKKLYQPYIIIAVCLSGQVLICALWLALKSPRPKWEKLKNREERLFHCNETSFPAFGAMLGYIGVLALICFGVAFKGRNLPHSYNDAKFITFSMLIYFICWIIFGPVYVTVTGRYLPAVEMGVILISAYGILFCQFFTKCYIILFKQEANTESAFRQEIRNYSMGDIVDEESGNRVSSSLSSEGIQNPALNVESQTSNSLSLDPLSDQSPSMSSGLSSCSLSPVLNPQLTRLQNNHLFNKRQLKRYFSLPGSIPK is encoded by the exons ATGGTGCAGGCGGTGGAGGATGTAAATAAGAGGCAGGAGTTGGGGAACCTGACCCTTGGATATTGCATACTGGACTCCTGCTCTGACGTTACCACTGCCCTGAGAAACACCCTGTCCTTCAGGAGAAACG AGGGTGTAGAGCAGCCCTCCCCACCTGTGTTGGCTGTCATTGGTGGTTACTACTCGGAGACATCCATAGCGGTAACGAGGCAACTCAACCTGGAGTACATCCCTCAG ATAAGTTATGGTGCAACCTCTGGTCTCCTGAGTGATAAAACCCGCTTTCCAAGCTTTATGAGGACTGTACCAGAAGACGATCACCAAGCACTTGCCATCACCAATATTCTAAAAATACACCAATGGACCTGGGTCGGTGTAGTGACTACTGATGGTGACTACGGTCGCTATGCAATTGAACGCCTGCAGCAGCATGCAGTAGACCACAACATCTGCTTTGCCTTCACCTCTATTCTTCCAGATGTTCTTGGTGACGACGCACTCAAGGACCACACCAAAGCAACAGTCAAAAGCATcactgaaaatgcaaatgtaaaggTCATTGTGTCCTTTGCCAAACATTACCATATGATGTATCTCTTCAGAAGTCTTCTCAAGGATCCTCGAGGCAGGGGGAAAGTTTGGGTGGCCAGTGATAATTGGTCGCAATCTGCTAATGTACTGGGAAACTGGTCTTTGAGTGACGTAGGAACAATCTTTGGGACCACGCTTAAATCTGGAAACCCAACCAGATTTAAGCAGTATCTCAGTAATCTTGATGTAAACCCTGATCACCACAAGAACAACGCATTCCTGTCTGCTTTTCTAAAGAATCAACATCAACAACGAGTGAAAAGAGATGAGCCTGTAATGCCCAATGACACAGCCACCGAGGTATTAATGAAGATGATATATCCATATGCTGTATACAGTGTGGAATTGGCAGTTCGAGCTATTGCTCAGGCTGTTGCAGATCTCTGTGTCAACAGGGATTGTAAAACAAGCCAGAGATTACAGCCCTTGGag ttaCGAGGAGCATTAAGGAAAGCAAAGTTCCACATGGATGGGAAAAACTATTCGTTTGACAACAGGGGTGACCTCAACTCAGGATATGATGTCATCCTGTGGAGGCAGTCCTCACCAACCTTTGTGGACGTTCACTACATTGTTGCTCGTTACAGTATAGAAAACAAGGAGCTGACTTTCGTCTCACAAAAAACATATCAAGATGTCCACAGTGTCACA GGACAGGTGATTTCCAGGTGCTCAAGAAGCTGTACTCCAGGCTTCAGGAAGCAGTCAAGTCAGGGCCAGCCTGTTTGCTGCTATGAATGCCACCCCTGTCCTAGAGACTACTTTTCCAACACCAGCG ATTCAACAAAGTGTCATCAGTGCAATACTGAGACCCATTTCTCCAACAATGGAAGCGCAAAGTGTCTCTCCAAGACACCTGTCTTTCTGACATGGAATGATAAGTATCATAAAACGCTGCTGGCATTTACTGCTCTAGGGGCACTGCTTACTCTTGTTGTTGGGATCATCTTCCTTGCACGCTGGAATACCCCTGTTGTGCGCGCATCTGTGGGTCCCatctgcatcctcctcctcctctctctcttggGCACATTTGTGAGTGTGATATTATTTGGTGGTAAACCCAAACACTGGCAGTGCCAAGCACGGCAGGTACTGTTTGGCTTGAGCTTCACCCTGTGTGTCTCCTGCATCATGGTCAAGTCCTTCAAGATCATCTTGGCCTTTGAGTTTGACCCCAGCGTTAGGAGAGTCCTGAAGAAGCTCTACCAGCCTTACATAATTATTGCAGTGTGCTTGTCAGGTCAAGTGCTCATCTGTGCCCTGTGGCTCGCACTTAAGTCTCCAAGGCCCAAATGGGAGAAattgaaaaacagagaggagcgTCTGTTTCATTGCAATGAGACGTCATTTCCTGCATTTGGAGCCATGTTAGGCTATATTGGCGTTTTGGCTCTCATCTGCTTTGGTGTTGCTTTCAAGGGCAGAAATCTGCCTCACAGTTACAATGATGCAAAGTTCATCACCTTTAGTATGCTGATTTACTTCATCTGCTGGATCATCTTTGGCCCAGTTTATGTCACTGTCACTGGCCGGTACCTTCCAGCAGTGGAGATGGGCGTCATCCTCATCTCAGCCTACGGCATCCTGTTTTGTCAGTTCTTCACAAAGTGTTACATTATTCTGTTTAAGCAGgaagcaaacacagagagcgCATTCCGCCAGGAAATTAGAAATTATTCCATGGGTGATATCGTAGATGAGGAAAGCGGGAATCGAGTCTCATCTTCATTGAGCTCTGAAGGGATCCAAAACCCTGCTTTAAATGTGGAGTCACAGACGTCAAATTCACTGTCATTAGACCCACTGAGTGATCAAAGCCCATCCATGAGCTCTGGTCTGTcatcatgctctctctctccagtcttgAACCCACAGCTCACTAGGCTGCAGAACAACCACCTTTTCAATAAGAGACAGCTAAAGAGATATTTTAGTTTGCCAGGATCAATACCAAAGTGA